A window of Pectinophora gossypiella chromosome 12, ilPecGoss1.1, whole genome shotgun sequence contains these coding sequences:
- the LOC126371359 gene encoding superoxide dismutase [Cu-Zn]-like, whose translation MATKKAVCVLKGDVTGTVYFDQKDEKSPVVVTGEVRGLSRGKHGFHVHEFGDNTNGCTSAGPHFNPAKVDHGGPDSDVRHVGDLGNIEASADGGVTKVCIQDAQISLVGPNSIVGRTLVVHADPDDLGQGGHDLSKTTGNAGARVACGVIGLAQP comes from the exons ATGGCAACTAAAAAAGCAGTGTGCGTATTGAAAGGCGACGTTACCGGCACGGTTTACTTCGACCAGAAG GATGAAAAATCTCCAGTGGTGGTAACCGGCGAAGTCAGAGGACTCTCCAGG GGTAAACACGGATTCCACGTGCATGAGTTCGGCGACAACACTAACGGCTGCACGTCAGCCGGGCCTCACTTCAACCCCGCCAAGGTTGACCACGGCGGCCCGGACTCCGACGTGAGACATGTTGGAGACCTGGGGAATATCGAGGCCAGTGCCGACGGCGGTGTCACTAAG GTGTGCATCCAAGACGCGCAGATCTCGCTGGTGGGCCCCAACAGCATCGTAGGGCGCACGCTGGTGGTGCACGCGGACCCGGACGACCTCGGGCAGGGCGGCCACGACCTCAGCAAGACCACCGGCAACGCCGGCGCCCGCGTCGCTTGCGGCGTCATCGGACTGGCACAACCCTAG